A genomic segment from Acidobacteriota bacterium encodes:
- a CDS encoding EVE domain-containing protein, with translation MPNRWLFKTEPEAYSYDDLERDKKCIWDGVSSNQALKNLRAVKLGDEILIYHTGNEKAIVGLAEVIKDAYPDPTANDEHLLVVNLKPKRRLAQPLTLAEIKANEAFSEFDLVRLPRLSVVPISKEYWELLQDLLKF, from the coding sequence ATGCCTAATCGTTGGTTGTTTAAGACGGAGCCAGAAGCGTATTCCTACGATGATCTTGAGCGGGATAAAAAGTGCATTTGGGACGGCGTCAGCAGCAACCAGGCGCTCAAGAATTTGCGCGCGGTGAAGCTGGGTGACGAGATTTTGATCTACCACACCGGCAACGAGAAGGCGATTGTCGGGCTGGCCGAAGTCATCAAGGACGCTTACCCAGACCCCACTGCCAATGACGAACATTTGCTGGTCGTCAACCTCAAACCCAAACGCCGCTTAGCCCAGCCGCTGACCCTGGCCGAAATCAAAGCCAATGAAGCCTTCAGCGAATTCGATTTGGTGCGGCTGCCGCGCCTTTCGGTCGTGCCCATCAGCAAAGAGTATTGGGAATTGCTGCAAGACCTGCTCAAGTTCTGA
- the ybaK gene encoding Cys-tRNA(Pro) deacylase — MKTLAARLLDQLKINYELRAYEVNEDELDAITVARKVNMPPEATFKTLVARGDKTGVVMACLPGDTELDLKKFAAVTGNKKVELVAVKEIQALTGYLRGGVSPLGTKKKYPLFLDETALMHDLISVSAGQRGLQMILAPQDLQRAAQAQLAALTKPLSA; from the coding sequence ATGAAAACCCTTGCGGCGCGCTTGCTCGATCAACTCAAAATCAATTACGAGTTGCGCGCTTATGAAGTCAATGAGGACGAGTTAGATGCCATCACGGTGGCACGCAAGGTCAACATGCCGCCGGAGGCGACGTTCAAAACCTTGGTCGCGCGGGGCGATAAAACCGGCGTGGTCATGGCTTGCCTTCCCGGCGACACTGAACTGGACTTGAAGAAATTTGCCGCCGTCACGGGCAATAAAAAAGTAGAGTTGGTGGCCGTCAAAGAAATTCAGGCGTTGACGGGCTATCTGCGCGGCGGTGTTTCGCCCTTGGGGACGAAAAAGAAATATCCGCTCTTCCTTGACGAAACAGCGCTGATGCACGACCTTATCAGCGTCAGCGCTGGGCAGCGTGGCTTACAAATGATCTTAGCGCCCCAGGATTTACAGCGTGCCGCCCAAGCCCAATTGGCCGCATTAACAAAACCGTTGTCAGCTTGA
- a CDS encoding ABC-F family ATP-binding cassette domain-containing protein produces the protein MLFRLSEVTKAYGAQEVLRGVSFQLNPGEHVGLVGRNGAGKTTIFRLITGVETHDQGELERLKSLRVGVLAQHVDFAGADTILEAALSVFSELRALEAQMRELEHAMTEVQGDDLERVMHDYSEAQHAYEHQGGFTYHARAEAVLLGLGFAKDAFEKKAESLSGGEKNRLGLARLLLLEPDILLLDEPTNHLDVDAVEWLEEFLAAYKSAYLIISHDRFFLDHTVTRVLDLEFGKVDSYKGNYSAYLEQREERREQQQRAYEQQQELIARTEDFIRRNLAGQKVKQAKSRRNMLERMDRLESVNNLDTANFKLKPAARTGDQVMILDELAIGYAPKILARGLSFTLRRSERLGIIGGNGTGKTTLLRTLLGELKPLAGDIRWGTGVKLGYYDQRLHTVDDRNSVLDELRTVAAATTTDGELRGFLGRFLFSGDDVFKPVAALSGGEKGRLALAKLIYSQVTLLILDEPTNHLDIASCEALEAALNEYGGTIITVSHDRYFLDRIATQILYFGKQGVEFYDGSYSEFYEAHHRALTEVQARLAEAQRVEREARLVETTKTAVKPGKTNKSRQQGPKPADIEAMIQATEAEMHEVSAAMSAEEVARDHVRLTALSERYRTLETRLQELYKTWEQALEAATAAAGG, from the coding sequence ATGCTTTTCCGTTTATCCGAAGTCACCAAAGCCTACGGCGCACAGGAAGTGTTGCGCGGCGTGAGCTTTCAACTCAATCCCGGCGAACATGTGGGCCTCGTGGGCCGCAACGGCGCGGGGAAAACCACGATCTTTCGTCTGATCACGGGTGTGGAGACGCACGATCAGGGCGAATTGGAGCGCCTGAAAAGCTTGCGCGTCGGGGTGTTGGCGCAGCACGTGGATTTTGCCGGGGCCGATACGATCCTTGAGGCCGCGCTGTCCGTCTTCAGTGAGTTGCGCGCCTTGGAAGCGCAGATGCGCGAACTCGAACACGCGATGACAGAGGTGCAAGGCGACGACCTTGAGCGCGTAATGCACGATTACAGCGAAGCGCAGCACGCTTACGAACACCAAGGCGGTTTCACTTATCACGCGCGCGCCGAAGCCGTTTTACTCGGCCTGGGATTTGCCAAAGATGCGTTTGAGAAGAAGGCCGAAAGCCTTTCTGGCGGAGAAAAAAACCGCCTCGGCCTGGCGCGCCTGCTGTTGCTCGAACCTGACATCCTGTTGCTGGATGAACCGACCAACCACCTTGACGTAGATGCGGTCGAATGGCTGGAAGAGTTTTTGGCCGCTTACAAATCGGCCTACCTCATCATCTCGCACGACCGCTTCTTCCTTGATCACACCGTGACGCGCGTGCTCGATCTTGAATTCGGCAAGGTGGATAGTTACAAGGGCAATTACAGCGCCTACCTCGAACAGCGCGAAGAGCGCCGCGAGCAGCAGCAACGCGCCTACGAACAGCAGCAGGAACTCATCGCCAGAACCGAAGATTTCATCCGCCGCAACCTGGCGGGGCAAAAGGTCAAGCAGGCCAAATCCCGCCGCAATATGCTTGAACGCATGGATCGGCTGGAAAGCGTCAACAATCTCGACACCGCCAACTTCAAACTCAAACCAGCCGCCCGCACCGGCGATCAGGTGATGATTCTCGACGAACTGGCGATTGGTTATGCGCCGAAGATATTGGCGCGCGGCTTATCATTTACGCTTCGGCGTAGCGAACGCCTTGGCATCATCGGCGGCAACGGCACGGGCAAGACGACGTTGCTGCGCACGCTGCTAGGTGAATTGAAACCGCTGGCTGGTGACATTCGTTGGGGCACCGGCGTCAAACTGGGTTACTACGACCAGCGCTTGCACACGGTGGATGATCGCAACTCGGTGCTGGATGAATTGCGCACCGTTGCTGCGGCGACGACGACGGATGGCGAGTTGCGCGGCTTTCTGGGCCGGTTTCTCTTTAGTGGGGATGACGTCTTCAAACCAGTAGCCGCGTTGTCCGGCGGCGAAAAGGGCCGGCTGGCACTGGCGAAATTGATCTATTCGCAGGTCACGCTGCTGATCCTGGACGAGCCGACCAACCATCTGGACATCGCTTCCTGCGAGGCGCTGGAGGCGGCTTTGAACGAGTATGGTGGAACGATCATCACCGTCTCGCACGATCGCTATTTTCTGGATCGCATCGCTACCCAGATTCTCTACTTCGGCAAACAGGGCGTAGAGTTTTACGACGGCAGCTACAGCGAATTTTATGAGGCGCATCACCGCGCGTTAACCGAAGTGCAGGCCCGCCTTGCCGAAGCGCAGCGCGTCGAGCGAGAAGCGCGCCTGGTGGAAACCACCAAGACCGCCGTCAAACCCGGCAAAACCAATAAGTCGCGCCAACAAGGGCCAAAACCGGCGGACATCGAGGCAATGATTCAAGCGACGGAAGCGGAAATGCACGAGGTTTCTGCCGCCATGTCCGCCGAAGAAGTCGCTCGCGACCACGTTCGTTTAACTGCCTTGAGCGAACGCTACCGGACACTGGAAACGCGCTTGCAGGAACTCTACAAAACTTGGGAGCAAGCTCTTGAAGCCGCCACCGCGGCTGCGGGGGGCTGA
- a CDS encoding SurA N-terminal domain-containing protein, with translation MRKLLIASSVIGLALVATACGGGGGTSASSNGKEAAATVNGNNITVDDVDRITAQRAGAQKGQLSPLELAAARLQVLEEMIQQEVLYQRAQKEGINPTDQEINEFIQKGKQEGGLTEEEFDKQLKESGQTQDSFRADVRKQMAIQKLQDKLGATLKVQDREISDFFNSNPKQFVAEPGVGLSDIIVDPADNGMKNDVKGDVAAQQKINEIRQRLNTGTDFATVARVQSEDQSAMKAGDLGFVRQADFAGLAQAGLPAELGNQMMSKNEGDLLGPVKDARGRWHIFKLTQKRTDSRQLTLDDPDVRKQISDYILNQRRSLLNEALLTRARDEAKIENFLAARTLENPNSFGVLRPVASAPAASPNASPGAAASPAAVASPKRK, from the coding sequence GTGCGTAAATTATTGATTGCATCGTCAGTGATCGGCCTCGCGCTCGTTGCCACAGCGTGCGGAGGAGGGGGCGGAACCAGCGCCTCCAGCAATGGGAAAGAAGCAGCAGCGACCGTCAATGGGAACAACATCACTGTTGACGACGTGGATCGCATCACCGCCCAGCGCGCCGGTGCGCAAAAGGGCCAGCTTTCGCCACTGGAATTGGCGGCGGCGCGCTTGCAGGTGCTGGAAGAGATGATCCAACAGGAAGTCCTCTATCAACGCGCCCAAAAAGAAGGCATCAACCCCACCGATCAAGAGATCAATGAGTTCATCCAAAAAGGGAAGCAGGAAGGCGGCCTGACCGAGGAAGAATTCGATAAACAACTCAAGGAAAGCGGTCAGACGCAGGATTCCTTCCGCGCCGATGTGCGCAAACAGATGGCGATTCAAAAACTGCAAGACAAGCTTGGCGCGACGCTCAAGGTGCAAGACCGCGAGATCAGCGATTTCTTCAACTCCAATCCGAAACAATTTGTGGCCGAGCCAGGCGTAGGCTTGTCGGACATCATCGTTGACCCCGCCGACAACGGCATGAAAAACGATGTCAAAGGGGACGTGGCTGCCCAGCAGAAGATCAACGAAATTCGCCAGCGGCTCAATACTGGCACCGATTTCGCCACCGTCGCCCGTGTGCAATCCGAAGATCAAAGCGCCATGAAAGCCGGCGACTTGGGATTCGTGCGACAAGCCGATTTTGCGGGATTGGCGCAAGCCGGCCTGCCCGCCGAACTGGGCAACCAGATGATGAGCAAGAACGAAGGCGATTTGCTCGGCCCCGTCAAGGACGCGCGCGGACGCTGGCATATTTTCAAGCTCACGCAGAAACGCACCGATAGCCGCCAACTCACATTGGACGATCCGGACGTGCGCAAACAGATTTCCGATTACATCCTGAATCAACGGCGCTCGTTGTTGAATGAGGCGCTGCTGACGCGCGCGCGCGACGAAGCCAAGATCGAAAACTTCCTGGCCGCGCGCACGCTCGAAAACCCGAACAGTTTTGGCGTGTTGCGTCCGGTCGCTTCAGCACCGGCGGCTTCACCAAATGCCTCGCCAGGCGCTGCGGCCAGCCCCGCCGCTGTGGCATCTCCGAAAAGGAAGTAG
- a CDS encoding 50S ribosomal protein L28, whose protein sequence is MATRCELCGKGPQFGNNVSHANNRTRRRFDPNLQTVRALINGAGKRIKVCTRCIKGGKVVKAA, encoded by the coding sequence ATGGCTACTCGTTGTGAACTATGCGGCAAAGGCCCGCAATTCGGCAACAATGTTTCCCACGCGAATAACAGGACCCGCCGCCGCTTTGATCCGAACCTACAAACCGTCCGCGCGCTGATCAACGGCGCCGGCAAGCGCATCAAAGTTTGCACCCGCTGTATTAAAGGCGGGAAGGTTGTCAAAGCCGCTTAG
- a CDS encoding RidA family protein — protein sequence MESIQTGRAPQAIGPYSQAVKVNGLVFCSGQIPLDPATMQVIEGDVKAQTERVLVNLSAVLEAAGSSLERVVKTTVFLLDMNDFAAMNEVYAAYFSNNRPARSTVQVSRLPRDVRVEIEVVALA from the coding sequence ATGGAAAGTATCCAGACCGGCCGCGCGCCACAGGCGATTGGCCCTTACTCGCAGGCTGTCAAAGTCAATGGCTTGGTCTTTTGTTCAGGCCAAATCCCGCTTGACCCCGCGACGATGCAGGTGATCGAAGGTGACGTGAAGGCACAGACCGAACGTGTCTTGGTGAACCTGAGTGCCGTACTCGAAGCGGCTGGCTCGTCGTTGGAGCGCGTTGTCAAGACGACCGTCTTCTTGCTGGATATGAATGATTTTGCGGCGATGAACGAAGTCTATGCCGCTTATTTCAGCAACAATCGTCCGGCGCGTTCAACTGTGCAAGTGTCACGCTTGCCCCGCGACGTGCGCGTCGAAATTGAGGTTGTGGCCTTGGCTTAA
- a CDS encoding elongation factor G — MKTYSTQEIRNLGIVGHGDAGKTSLVAAMLFAAGVGNRLGRVDDGTAPTDFDEEEISRKLSLNLGTAYAEYKNTKLNLIDTPGYAAFIANAKGALRVTEASLFVVDGVTGPGVQTEKVWDYCNELKRARPRFFVINKLDKERADYGVVLNQLRETFSIHCVPFTLPIGSEKNFRGVVDVICMKAYEFDANGKAKEVPVPEDGRGYINETHERLIEAVAESDDTLMEHFFEAGTLPDDEFIGGIKKAILSGVLMPVFAGSSTTLAGITTMMDMLVDYAPYPSDLGAVKALTSPDAGAEEVEREETDSAGPAAYVFRTLSESFGKITLMKVFSGVIKSDATLQNMRTSQAERLGPLHVIQGKGVEKIAEAHAGDIVAVLKLKDTTTGDTLCDKAAPIYFEPVKFPEPAINFAIEPKSRADEDKLSGAIHRILEEDPQLRYNRNDETKEFELGGSSQQHIETVVAKLKHRYNVEVTLHQPKVPYRETIKARVEVQGRHKKQTGGRGQFGDCKCIFEPLPRGEGFHFEDKIFGGAIPQQWRPAVEKGIKDSAVRGALAGYPLVDFKVQLIDGSYHTVDSDDHSFQMAGRKAFKMMIEKAHPTLLEPIMHVEVVAPQEYAGDLMGDLNSRRGRIQGMDAKGNNQVIKAQVPMSEMLTYPQTLNSITSARASYHMEFSHYDEVPSHLLQKIVQQAVAEGRVRKEEED; from the coding sequence ATGAAAACATACTCGACACAGGAGATCAGAAACTTGGGCATTGTAGGTCACGGCGACGCGGGGAAGACCTCCCTCGTCGCCGCGATGCTATTTGCCGCCGGAGTCGGCAACCGTCTCGGCAGGGTGGATGACGGCACCGCTCCGACCGATTTTGACGAAGAAGAAATCAGCCGCAAACTCAGCCTCAATCTCGGCACCGCCTACGCCGAATACAAAAATACCAAGCTCAACCTGATAGACACGCCCGGCTATGCCGCCTTCATTGCCAACGCCAAAGGCGCGTTGCGCGTGACGGAGGCTTCGTTGTTCGTAGTGGATGGCGTGACCGGCCCCGGCGTGCAGACCGAGAAAGTCTGGGATTATTGCAACGAATTGAAACGCGCCCGCCCGCGCTTTTTCGTGATCAATAAGTTGGACAAGGAACGCGCGGATTATGGCGTCGTGCTCAATCAATTGCGCGAGACCTTCAGCATCCACTGCGTCCCGTTCACGCTGCCCATCGGTTCCGAAAAGAATTTTCGCGGCGTGGTGGATGTCATTTGCATGAAGGCCTATGAGTTTGACGCCAACGGCAAGGCCAAGGAAGTTCCCGTGCCCGAAGACGGACGCGGTTATATCAACGAGACACACGAGCGCCTGATCGAAGCGGTCGCCGAATCGGATGACACGCTGATGGAGCATTTCTTTGAAGCGGGCACGCTGCCCGACGATGAATTTATCGGCGGCATCAAAAAAGCGATTTTGTCCGGCGTGCTCATGCCGGTCTTTGCGGGTTCTTCCACCACGCTGGCCGGGATCACGACGATGATGGATATGCTGGTGGATTACGCGCCCTATCCCAGCGATCTAGGCGCCGTCAAAGCGTTGACTTCGCCGGACGCGGGCGCGGAAGAGGTCGAGCGTGAAGAGACCGATAGCGCTGGCCCGGCAGCCTATGTGTTTCGCACGCTCTCGGAAAGCTTCGGCAAGATCACGCTCATGAAAGTTTTCTCCGGCGTGATTAAATCCGACGCGACCCTGCAAAACATGCGCACCAGTCAGGCGGAACGGCTCGGGCCGCTGCACGTCATTCAAGGCAAGGGCGTTGAAAAGATTGCCGAAGCACACGCCGGTGACATCGTTGCGGTCTTGAAGTTGAAAGACACCACCACGGGTGACACGCTTTGTGACAAAGCCGCGCCGATTTATTTCGAGCCGGTCAAATTCCCCGAACCGGCCATCAACTTCGCCATTGAACCCAAATCGCGCGCCGACGAAGACAAGCTTTCCGGCGCGATCCATCGCATCCTGGAAGAAGACCCGCAACTGCGCTACAACCGCAACGACGAAACCAAAGAGTTCGAGCTCGGTGGCAGCAGCCAGCAGCATATCGAAACCGTCGTGGCGAAACTCAAGCACCGCTACAACGTCGAAGTCACTTTGCATCAACCCAAAGTCCCTTACCGCGAAACCATCAAAGCGCGCGTAGAGGTGCAGGGCCGCCACAAGAAACAGACCGGCGGGCGCGGTCAATTCGGCGATTGCAAATGCATCTTCGAACCATTGCCGCGTGGCGAAGGCTTCCATTTTGAAGACAAAATCTTCGGCGGCGCGATCCCGCAGCAGTGGCGGCCCGCCGTCGAAAAGGGCATCAAGGATTCCGCCGTGCGCGGCGCGCTGGCCGGTTATCCGCTGGTGGATTTCAAGGTGCAACTGATTGACGGCAGCTACCATACTGTGGATTCCGACGATCACTCCTTTCAGATGGCCGGGCGCAAGGCGTTCAAAATGATGATCGAGAAGGCGCACCCCACCTTGCTGGAACCGATCATGCACGTCGAAGTCGTCGCGCCGCAGGAATACGCTGGCGACCTGATGGGCGACTTGAACTCGCGCCGGGGCCGCATCCAGGGCATGGACGCCAAAGGCAACAACCAGGTCATCAAAGCCCAAGTGCCGATGTCCGAAATGCTGACTTATCCACAAACGCTCAACTCGATCACCAGCGCGCGCGCGTCGTACCACATGGAGTTTTCGCATTACGACGAAGTGCCGTCACACCTGTTGCAAAAGATCGTGCAGCAGGCGGTGGCGGAAGGGCGTGTGCGGAAGGAAGAGGAAGACTAG
- a CDS encoding cation:proton antiporter — MPHLLQLLLLLVIIVVCAKAAGALSVRFGQPAVFGEILIGLLLGPTFLDVLHLGVFARGAEAYAALNHTLKDLAEIGVILLMFVAGLETDLVEMKRVGRAAFWAATGGVILPMLGGALVARGFGYGWREAIFIGTVLTATSVSISAQTLMELKQLRSKEGSTILGAAVIDDVMGIIVLSFVVAFAAIGNAQTQTDTTLPQLLALRLFDGSKLAELSLVVVLMTAFFVLATWFGWQYFEALLDRFARTPASQALLAGAVALALFYAFIAQYVGQVAAITGSYLAGVLMARTRFKHKIDEGIHPLTYSFFVPVFFISIGLEANGRELLADTSKLGLLLAILLVAIIGKIVGSGAGARFCGFTNQEALRVGIGMISRGEVGLIVAGVGLSSGVIGQQVFSIMVIMVLVTTMVTPLLLRRVFPLCEEAVGVEVYESVAGMGETEESLE, encoded by the coding sequence ATGCCACATTTACTGCAATTGCTTTTGCTGTTGGTCATCATCGTCGTGTGCGCTAAGGCTGCGGGGGCGCTCAGCGTGCGGTTCGGTCAACCTGCCGTCTTTGGCGAGATCCTCATCGGTTTGCTGCTCGGCCCTACGTTTTTAGACGTGTTGCACTTGGGCGTCTTTGCGCGCGGGGCGGAGGCTTATGCGGCACTCAACCATACGCTGAAAGACCTGGCTGAAATTGGCGTCATCCTGCTGATGTTCGTGGCCGGTCTGGAAACCGATTTGGTCGAGATGAAACGCGTCGGGCGCGCAGCCTTTTGGGCGGCGACAGGTGGCGTCATCTTGCCGATGTTGGGCGGCGCCCTGGTCGCGCGCGGCTTCGGCTACGGCTGGCGCGAAGCCATTTTTATCGGCACAGTACTCACGGCCACCAGCGTTTCGATCTCGGCGCAAACGCTGATGGAATTGAAGCAATTGCGCTCGAAGGAAGGCTCGACCATTTTGGGCGCGGCGGTGATTGATGACGTCATGGGCATCATCGTGCTTTCCTTCGTCGTCGCCTTTGCCGCCATTGGCAACGCACAAACCCAAACCGACACCACGCTGCCGCAATTGCTCGCCCTGCGCCTGTTTGATGGCAGCAAGCTTGCCGAGTTGAGCCTGGTCGTCGTGCTGATGACGGCTTTCTTTGTTCTTGCCACCTGGTTCGGCTGGCAGTATTTCGAAGCTTTGCTGGACAGGTTTGCGCGCACGCCTGCCAGCCAGGCGTTATTGGCAGGCGCTGTGGCGCTCGCACTGTTTTATGCTTTCATCGCACAATATGTGGGACAAGTCGCCGCCATCACGGGATCGTACCTCGCTGGCGTGTTGATGGCCCGCACGCGGTTCAAACACAAAATTGACGAGGGTATTCATCCACTCACCTACAGCTTCTTCGTCCCAGTCTTTTTTATTTCGATTGGCCTGGAAGCCAATGGACGCGAATTGCTGGCCGACACTTCAAAACTCGGGCTGCTGCTGGCCATCCTGCTGGTCGCCATCATTGGCAAAATTGTCGGCAGTGGCGCGGGGGCGCGGTTTTGCGGCTTCACCAATCAAGAAGCCCTGCGCGTCGGCATCGGCATGATCTCGCGCGGCGAAGTCGGGCTGATCGTGGCTGGTGTGGGGCTGTCCAGCGGAGTCATCGGGCAGCAAGTGTTCTCGATCATGGTGATTATGGTGCTGGTGACCACAATGGTGACGCCGCTGTTGTTGCGGCGGGTCTTCCCGCTTTGCGAAGAAGCGGTGGGGGTGGAAGTTTACGAATCCGTTGCCGGGATGGGCGAGACTGAAGAAAGCTTGGAATGA
- a CDS encoding PQQ-like beta-propeller repeat protein: protein MKYLVSLLLLGALALVPLTSGNTAAEAEWPQWRGPLRNGVSAETGFLKQWPASGPAVTWAISTLGEGYGSLAIKASRIYVQGTSGAASTVFCLNSADGKTIWSTSLGPKVSESRGNGPRGTPTLDGDRVYVLTENGDLACLRARDGSAVWRKNILKDYGGRNPGWLISESPLVDDNRVVVSPGGSGAGIVALDKMTGQEIWRAKDLSSTAGYASNIVADIGGVRTYMNFTANAAVGVRASDGKLMWQYDKVANRTANCTTPVFADNKVFFSSAYDTGAALLNLSAQGGEVKAQEAYFTRDMMNHHGGMVLVNGYLYGFSNQILTCMEFNTGKVMWRDRSVGKGAVTYADGMLFLLGEKQMVGLAEANPKAYVEKGRFPIQDMGRESWAHPVVLNGKLYIRNQGALTCYDIKAK from the coding sequence ATGAAATATCTAGTTTCTCTGCTGCTTTTGGGCGCTCTGGCGCTCGTTCCGCTCACGAGCGGCAATACCGCAGCCGAAGCGGAATGGCCGCAATGGCGTGGCCCGCTGCGCAATGGAGTGTCCGCCGAGACGGGGTTTCTGAAACAATGGCCCGCCAGCGGCCCGGCTGTTACCTGGGCTATTTCAACGCTTGGCGAAGGCTATGGCTCGCTCGCCATCAAGGCCAGCCGCATTTATGTGCAGGGCACGAGCGGCGCGGCGAGTACGGTCTTTTGTTTGAATAGCGCCGATGGCAAAACGATTTGGTCAACTTCGCTGGGGCCGAAAGTAAGCGAAAGCCGCGGCAATGGGCCGCGCGGCACGCCGACGTTGGATGGCGACCGAGTTTATGTGTTGACCGAAAATGGCGACCTGGCTTGTTTACGCGCACGCGATGGTTCGGCGGTCTGGCGCAAGAACATTTTGAAAGATTACGGCGGACGCAATCCGGGCTGGCTGATCAGCGAATCGCCTTTGGTGGATGACAATCGTGTAGTCGTTTCACCGGGGGGGAGCGGAGCGGGCATCGTCGCCCTGGATAAAATGACCGGCCAGGAGATCTGGCGAGCGAAGGATTTGAGTTCAACCGCGGGGTACGCCTCCAACATTGTGGCCGACATCGGCGGGGTGCGCACATACATGAACTTTACGGCGAATGCCGCCGTCGGCGTGCGCGCCAGTGATGGCAAGCTGATGTGGCAGTACGACAAGGTGGCCAATCGCACGGCCAATTGCACCACGCCTGTGTTTGCCGACAACAAAGTCTTTTTCTCTTCGGCTTACGACACCGGGGCGGCGTTGCTCAACCTGTCGGCGCAGGGCGGGGAAGTGAAGGCGCAAGAGGCTTATTTCACCCGCGATATGATGAATCATCACGGCGGGATGGTGTTGGTGAACGGCTACCTGTACGGTTTCTCGAATCAGATTCTGACCTGCATGGAATTCAACACCGGCAAGGTAATGTGGCGCGACCGCAGCGTTGGTAAAGGCGCTGTGACGTATGCGGACGGTATGCTCTTTTTGTTGGGTGAAAAACAGATGGTCGGTTTAGCGGAGGCGAACCCGAAAGCTTATGTCGAAAAAGGGCGCTTCCCAATTCAGGACATGGGCCGCGAAAGCTGGGCACACCCGGTAGTGCTCAACGGCAAACTCTATATTCGGAATCAAGGTGCCTTGACCTGTTACGACATAAAGGCGAAGTGA
- a CDS encoding M48 family metalloprotease — protein sequence MESPNASARLCSLSLAFGLVLAAASAKAQTNPNNKTTNKPAATNPTQSQKTPLSEEENPEMIGKRNINKHQVNFYNLEKEVAIGRQFAREVDQSAKLVEDPIVVEYINKVGQNLVLHSDAKVPFTIKVIDSDEVNAFALPGGFFYVNKGLILEADNEAELAGPMAHEIAHVCARHGVEQASKGQLVNWGTLPLIFMGGWGGFGARQAASLLIPMGFLQFSRNAENEADRLGAQYMWACGYDPHALASFFEKLQTKDKKKPGTLARIFSTHPMTADRIANVNALIARFPDRNEYTLNTSEFNQVKGRLISITNAKVAGRGGSDAAAENKRPTLKRRQPGQPEGTDTGASGGAEDSKAPADRPTLKRGEPKPDKPNDKPTGN from the coding sequence ATGGAATCACCGAACGCGTCTGCTAGGTTATGTAGTTTGAGTTTGGCATTCGGCTTAGTGTTAGCCGCTGCGTCCGCAAAGGCCCAAACCAATCCCAACAATAAAACCACCAACAAGCCTGCTGCCACAAACCCGACCCAATCCCAAAAAACACCGCTTTCTGAAGAAGAGAATCCCGAGATGATCGGCAAGCGGAATATCAACAAACACCAAGTCAATTTCTACAACCTTGAAAAGGAAGTGGCGATTGGCCGCCAGTTCGCGCGCGAAGTGGATCAGTCGGCCAAATTGGTGGAAGACCCCATCGTCGTCGAATACATCAACAAAGTCGGTCAAAACCTGGTGCTGCACTCAGACGCGAAGGTGCCGTTCACGATTAAGGTGATTGATAGCGACGAGGTCAATGCCTTTGCTTTGCCCGGCGGATTTTTTTACGTCAACAAAGGGTTGATCCTCGAAGCGGACAATGAAGCCGAATTAGCGGGGCCGATGGCGCACGAGATTGCCCACGTTTGCGCCCGTCATGGCGTCGAGCAAGCCTCCAAAGGGCAACTCGTCAATTGGGGCACCTTGCCCTTGATCTTCATGGGCGGCTGGGGCGGTTTTGGCGCGCGACAGGCAGCGAGTCTGCTGATCCCGATGGGGTTCTTGCAATTTTCCCGCAATGCCGAGAATGAAGCCGACCGTCTGGGCGCGCAATATATGTGGGCCTGCGGCTATGACCCACACGCCTTAGCGAGCTTCTTTGAAAAGCTCCAAACCAAGGACAAGAAAAAGCCCGGCACGCTGGCGCGCATCTTCAGCACGCATCCGATGACGGCGGATCGCATTGCCAACGTCAACGCGCTGATCGCCCGCTTCCCCGACCGCAACGAATACACGCTCAATACGTCTGAGTTCAATCAGGTCAAGGGGCGCCTGATCTCGATAACCAATGCCAAGGTCGCAGGTCGTGGTGGTTCCGATGCCGCCGCTGAAAACAAACGGCCCACGCTCAAACGCCGTCAGCCGGGACAACCGGAAGGTACCGACACGGGCGCTAGCGGCGGTGCTGAAGATTCCAAAGCGCCCGCTGATCGCCCCACGCTGAAACGCGGCGAACCGAAACCGGATAAACCAAACGATAAACCGACGGGCAATTAG